A genomic window from Levilactobacillus yonginensis includes:
- the rpsQ gene encoding 30S ribosomal protein S17 — translation MSDARNNRKVYRGRVVSDKMEKTITVVVETTKTDARYGKRVKYSKKYKAHDENNEAHTGDIVEIMETRPLSATKRFRLVDIVEKAVII, via the coding sequence ATGAGTGATGCACGTAATAACCGCAAGGTTTACCGTGGTCGTGTCGTTTCCGACAAAATGGAAAAGACGATCACTGTCGTTGTTGAAACGACAAAGACGGATGCAAGATATGGCAAGCGCGTCAAGTACTCCAAGAAGTACAAGGCACATGATGAAAACAACGAAGCCCACACAGGCGACATTGTTGAAATCATGGAAACTCGGCCACTGTCTGCTACCAAGCGGTTCCGCTTAGTCGACATTGTTGAAAAAGCAGTAATCATTTAG
- the rplX gene encoding 50S ribosomal protein L24 — protein sequence MLIKTGDKVRVIAGKDKGKEGTVSKVLNAKNRVIVKGVNMIKKHQKASQTNPQGGIIDIEAPIHASNVMLIDPSNNEPTRLGVRVEDGHKVRFAKKSGETIDK from the coding sequence ATGCTTATTAAAACTGGTGACAAGGTCCGCGTGATCGCTGGCAAAGACAAAGGCAAAGAAGGAACTGTTTCTAAGGTCCTGAACGCCAAGAACCGCGTGATCGTCAAAGGCGTCAATATGATTAAGAAGCACCAAAAAGCTTCTCAAACTAATCCCCAAGGCGGAATTATTGATATTGAAGCACCAATTCACGCATCCAACGTAATGCTCATCGATCCTTCGAACAACGAACCAACCCGGCTTGGCGTTCGAGTAGAAGATGGTCACAAAGTCCGGTTCGCTAAGAAGTCCGGCGAAACCATCGACAAATAA
- the rpmC gene encoding 50S ribosomal protein L29, giving the protein MKTKEINELTTAEMLDKEKSYKDELFNLRFQLATGQLENTARLKQVRKNIARIKTALRQQELNK; this is encoded by the coding sequence ATGAAGACTAAAGAAATCAACGAATTAACCACTGCTGAAATGCTCGATAAAGAAAAGAGCTACAAGGACGAATTATTCAACTTGCGTTTCCAATTAGCTACTGGTCAATTGGAAAACACCGCACGGTTGAAGCAGGTTCGTAAGAACATTGCGCGGATTAAAACCGCTCTTCGCCAACAAGAACTGAACAAGTAG
- the rpsS gene encoding 30S ribosomal protein S19 produces MGRSLKKGPFADAHLLKKIDAQKDSQKKAVIKTWSRRSTIFPSFVGYTIAVYDGRKHVPVYVQEDMVGHKLGEFVPTRTFRGHGGDDKKTR; encoded by the coding sequence ATGGGTCGTAGTTTGAAAAAAGGACCTTTCGCCGATGCGCACTTATTAAAGAAGATTGATGCGCAAAAGGATTCACAAAAGAAGGCCGTCATCAAGACCTGGTCCCGTCGGTCTACTATTTTCCCAAGCTTTGTAGGTTACACTATCGCTGTTTATGATGGACGGAAGCATGTACCAGTTTACGTTCAAGAAGACATGGTAGGCCACAAACTTGGCGAATTCGTACCAACCCGGACATTCCGTGGTCATGGTGGCGACGACAAGAAAACTCGTTGA
- the rplE gene encoding 50S ribosomal protein L5 codes for MSARLKEKYVNEITPSLVEKFSYSSVMQTPKIEKIVLNMGVGDAVSNAKNLDEAVEELGLISGQKPLVTKAKKSIATFRLREGMSIGAKVTLRGDRMYEFLDKLINVSLPRVRDFHGVSSRAFDGRGNYTLGVKEQLIFPEINFDNVNRVRGLDIVIVTTANTDEESRELLTQFGMPFAH; via the coding sequence ATGTCAGCTCGTTTAAAAGAAAAGTACGTAAATGAAATTACCCCATCATTGGTGGAAAAGTTCAGCTACAGTTCTGTTATGCAAACGCCGAAGATCGAAAAGATCGTTTTGAACATGGGTGTTGGTGATGCTGTTTCCAACGCTAAGAACCTGGACGAAGCCGTTGAAGAATTGGGTTTGATTTCTGGTCAAAAGCCATTGGTTACTAAGGCCAAGAAGTCAATCGCCACCTTCCGTCTTCGTGAAGGTATGTCAATCGGTGCAAAGGTTACCCTCCGCGGTGACCGGATGTACGAATTCCTGGACAAATTGATCAACGTGTCATTGCCACGTGTTCGTGACTTCCATGGTGTTAGCTCTCGTGCCTTTGATGGCCGTGGGAACTACACTCTGGGTGTTAAAGAACAATTGATTTTCCCAGAAATTAACTTTGATAACGTTAACCGTGTTCGTGGTTTGGATATTGTTATCGTTACGACGGCAAATACTGATGAAGAGTCACGTGAATTACTGACTCAATTCGGCATGCCGTTTGCACACTAA
- the rpsC gene encoding 30S ribosomal protein S3, whose product MGQKVNPTGLRVGIIRDWEAKWYAEKDFAAYLKEDLQIRKFIEKRLVDASVSTVEIERAANRVNISIHTAKPGMVIGKGGSEVENLRKELNDLTGKRVHINIVEIKKPDLDAKLVGENIARQLEGRVAFRRAMRGTMQRTMRSGAKGVKTQVAGRLNGADMSRVESYAEGTVPLHTLRADIDYAWVEAHTTYGSLGVKTWIYRGEILPEKKQTNGQGGK is encoded by the coding sequence GTGGGTCAAAAAGTAAATCCAACTGGATTACGGGTCGGTATCATTCGCGACTGGGAAGCAAAGTGGTATGCTGAAAAGGATTTCGCTGCTTACCTGAAGGAAGACCTTCAAATCCGTAAGTTTATTGAAAAGCGTCTTGTAGACGCATCTGTATCAACTGTTGAGATTGAACGGGCTGCAAACCGCGTCAACATCTCAATTCACACCGCCAAGCCAGGTATGGTTATTGGTAAGGGTGGTTCCGAAGTCGAAAATCTCCGTAAGGAATTGAACGACTTAACTGGCAAACGTGTTCACATCAACATCGTGGAAATCAAGAAGCCAGATTTGGACGCCAAATTGGTCGGTGAAAACATCGCTCGTCAATTGGAAGGCCGTGTTGCTTTCCGTCGAGCTATGCGTGGTACGATGCAACGTACTATGCGTTCTGGCGCCAAAGGTGTTAAGACGCAAGTCGCTGGTCGTTTAAACGGTGCTGACATGTCCCGTGTCGAAAGCTATGCTGAAGGTACGGTTCCTCTGCACACGTTACGTGCTGATATTGATTATGCATGGGTTGAAGCTCACACGACTTACGGTTCATTAGGTGTTAAGACCTGGATCTACCGTGGTGAGATTTTGCCAGAAAAAAAGCAAACTAACGGACAAGGAGGGAAATAA
- the rplV gene encoding 50S ribosomal protein L22: MAEQVTSAQATTKTVRIAARKVRLVIDLIRGKSVAEAIAILKFTPRGASPVVEKVLNSAIANAENNFDLDRQDLIVSEAFVNEGPTLKRFRPRAKGSASPINKRTSHVTVVVSEKKEG; encoded by the coding sequence ATGGCTGAACAAGTTACATCAGCGCAAGCGACTACTAAGACGGTTCGGATTGCTGCTCGCAAAGTCCGCCTTGTCATCGATCTTATCCGCGGCAAGAGCGTCGCTGAAGCAATCGCTATTTTAAAGTTCACACCGCGTGGAGCATCACCCGTTGTGGAAAAAGTTTTAAACTCAGCAATTGCTAACGCAGAAAACAATTTTGACTTAGATCGTCAAGATCTAATCGTTAGCGAAGCCTTTGTGAACGAAGGACCAACCCTTAAGCGGTTCCGTCCTCGTGCTAAAGGTTCTGCTTCACCAATTAACAAGCGTACGAGTCATGTTACGGTTGTTGTATCTGAGAAAAAGGAGGGATAA
- the rplP gene encoding 50S ribosomal protein L16 — protein MLVPKRVKFRRVHRGKLRGEAKGGKSVAFGDYGLQSLDSKWISNRQIEAARVAITRYMKRGGKVWIKIFPHKSYTAKGVGVRMGNGKGTPDGWVAPVKRGKVLFEVGGVSEEVAREALRLAAMKLPVRTKVLSREEVGGESNED, from the coding sequence ATGCTGGTACCTAAGCGAGTAAAGTTCCGTCGTGTCCACCGTGGTAAGCTTCGTGGCGAAGCCAAGGGTGGCAAGAGCGTTGCTTTTGGTGACTACGGTTTGCAATCGTTGGATTCCAAGTGGATCTCCAACCGTCAAATCGAAGCTGCGCGTGTTGCAATTACACGTTACATGAAGCGTGGTGGGAAAGTTTGGATCAAGATTTTCCCTCACAAATCCTACACCGCTAAAGGTGTTGGGGTCCGGATGGGTAATGGTAAAGGTACGCCTGATGGCTGGGTAGCCCCAGTTAAGCGCGGTAAGGTATTGTTTGAAGTGGGTGGCGTCTCTGAAGAAGTCGCTCGCGAAGCCTTACGTTTGGCTGCCATGAAGCTTCCCGTTCGTACCAAGGTTTTATCACGAGAGGAAGTAGGTGGCGAATCTAATGAAGACTAA
- the rplN gene encoding 50S ribosomal protein L14, translating into MIQQESRLKVADNSGAREILTIKVLGGSKRRYAGIGDVIVATIKQATPGGVVKKGDVVKAVVVRTKSRVRRNDGSYISFDENAAVLIKDDKSPQGTRIFGPVARELRDNDFMKIVSLAPEVL; encoded by the coding sequence GTGATCCAACAAGAAAGCCGTTTAAAGGTTGCCGACAACTCTGGCGCCCGGGAAATTCTGACCATTAAGGTTCTGGGTGGCTCCAAGCGTCGCTACGCCGGAATTGGTGATGTTATTGTCGCTACTATCAAACAAGCAACACCAGGTGGCGTTGTCAAAAAGGGTGATGTTGTTAAGGCTGTTGTCGTACGTACGAAGTCTCGTGTACGTCGTAACGACGGTTCATACATCAGCTTTGATGAAAATGCCGCAGTGCTGATCAAAGACGACAAGAGCCCACAAGGGACTCGTATCTTCGGACCAGTTGCACGTGAATTGCGTGACAACGACTTCATGAAGATTGTCTCATTAGCACCTGAAGTACTGTAA